The DNA sequence TTCAATACCAATATCTGGATTACTTGCGAGGTTGGTTTCCGGGCCATTGGTCGTAGACGGAGTTTGGGATACGTTGTCGGAAGTGGATCGCGCAGAAACGACTTGACCATTGGCATCTGCCATTCTACCCGCGGGGGACTCGACGACCATCGATCGCTGAGGTAATCTAGCGGTGGATGATAATTTACGATCCAAGGTGACCGATTTCATTCGCTTCACCTCATGATCGGATCGTTCCGAGATACCGTGATCCCGCACTATGCGTCGGAGTAAACGAGGAATCATCAGTATCGTAGACATCATTTGCGTGTATGCTAACAGCGCTGAGGCTAGATTCAAGTGGATATGGCAATGGTAGATGGAGGAAATGGTGGAAGGAAATTGAAGGtgggagaagagaaagaggaaaaaagGCAAAATGAGATGATAGTAATGTTGCTATATTGTATGAGTGTTCGACgcttgaggagaagaggactACGTATCAGATAATAAAGTTGAAGATCTGGTGAGACAGTAAGACTCCAGACTCCAGATAAGGTTGTAGGAATGATGTAGGTTCAACCCAAGAAAAAGTAGAGAAACTGAAACAAGAGAGTCGTCAATCTCACTCACCGCTAGGCAAATCATGATGTATTCTAAAATGCACGTATAGCCTTCTTAAAGCTATATGCAGCAGGAAAGCGTATTGCTCCAACCTTGATACAGCCGCGAATCCATTGATCGCATTCAAGGTCTTATGCGTACCACAGTATATCGATTGGGGCACTTGTTCAATACGTTGAATAGGCTCGCAGTAGAAGAAGTCCACCCTGGCAGGTAAATTCGATTTCTTGATTGCTTTGGTCAGAGGCATAGCGTCGGTGTGCGAATGAGATGAGCCATCATCTGTGGTATTGTCGTCCTTGGGCAAGGGTTGAAGGGAAGTTTCGCCGCATACCAAACAGATGATACAGGCTGAATGCCATCGATTAAACATTCCTGACCGGACGCAATCTTCTTCTATCGCTGTTTTGCAATGCGCACATCCTTCCGGAGGTATAAAGTTCTCATCTTGCGGGCCGCGTAAGGTGGTCTCACCCGTCACTTCGGGCTAAACGATAGTATTTACATGTTAGCATTTGGATATAGCATGACGACTCCAAGACAGATAgtcaaggttgaagaggGGGATCGAATCATGATTACGCAAACGACTCACCGCTAAACTCCGATACCCGTACGCAATATCTCTCGTACTACTTATATACCCCGCTGGATGTCTCGTCAGAGCTTCTATACTCCtcttgagctgttcttcATCGCCTGCAGAAGCGGCGGTCCCACCTTGagtctcatcagctttgatcgatgGTCGAGGTGTAGGCTGATTTTCCGGAAAATCTCCTCGTCTCTTGATGGTAGGATCTCCATTATCCATAGCTAGCAGATTCAACCTCGCTAAACAATTCGTCATGGCTGTCGTATTCCCGTGATCCCTTTCCAATTTTATCGATCCCGTCAAAGCTATCCtgatcaagatcttcaagtaGTGAGCCAACTGCGTGATCAAGGTGAACAATTCCGAATTATTGGGCGGAGGGCCTCCGGTAGGCGATATCTGTGACATTgtcgagaagagattgaccAGTTTCCGACATAGTTGTTTTGCTTCTCTTGCATGAGCCATACCTATCGAAAGAACAAGCATCAGTGCTGCTCGACAAGCCACGCTGGGCTGGGGCAAAGGGAATCTTGATGagaatggaatgatcagaGATTCAACGCACCTTTCGCGCCCACCTGAGCGAACTGAgcttcaagatcatcaatgaCCGCAAACAGCGTCTCCACATGCAGAATGAACCTTTCCGCCAGCAGTATAATATCCAGTAACCGCCTTTCATTAACCGCTCTAAGCATGTCTCCAATCAAGGCAGCCGAAGATTCCTCATATCCAGATAAGACATGCCATATCTGCTGtaccttcatctccatcgcttCCTGCCTATCTTTCAGCTCTCCAGGCGTCATACCAGCTTCGCTATTCGGGCTCGGCGTCAGAGGCTGGATAGTCTGCATGCTGAGTGAGTTGACCGGTGCGCCAGGGGCAGTCGAGGAGGACATCTCGAGTAAGGATATCGTGGATGATACAGCGGATGAAGCGGGGGTGTTGAAGGTTTTCGAAGCTAATCTGACATTCCAGAACTACGATAGACGGTCAAAGCAATTAGCACAGGCCGGATAAACAGAATATAACACAATGAGTGAGGTGAGTGTGGTGCGCACCTTCGATATCATGTAACATTCAGGATGCCAGCATTCGTCCTTCCCATTTCTGTTCATCTCTACAAACTGCTTCAATATCGCCGTCTCGCATCCTACACACTTCACCGCAAATTGCGTCGAGTAGTGATAATGACAATCTGAACGGCGTTGCAAAGTTGACAGCAAGGTAAGCTCAACTTTTCCGCTTCTTTACACCGTTTGCTGTGTGTCCACTCGCGGTGCACTCACAGACTTTCCCTCCATGCTCATAGTACGAATCATTGGGTCCGAACAAGACATCACACTCCGAACACGTGAAATGTTCAACGTGGTATTTGTTGCCTATTTGgattggaggagaaaggtCAGACTATCTTTAATATCGTTCTAATCCGGTTCGTATGGATATAACTCACCGCAAGCCGTTATATAACTCGCCCTTAACGCTTGATCACATTTCGCACATATCAGATCCAACCTAGCGAAATAGTCCCTCTCGCACAGCGGATACAacccatccccatcctccacGGGGAAGAACTTCTGCGCTACCACCTTATTGCAATCCTATACCGCCTGTCAGCTGCGATCCCAAACACTGACACTGCGACTGGCATCTCAAGTCGATCAGGCATGGGGACTCACTTTACACCTGAAACAATTTAAGTGATAGACCTTCCCCATCGCTCGCACGAACTGTCCGTGCACCGTTTGACCGCATTGACCACAATACGTCGTACCCCCTTCTCTCCTCGTCCTGGGTTGAGGCCATACCAATGAAGGTTGAGCTCCTGcctgactctgactctgactctgactgccattcgaatttgaattcgacgaggttgattgatcggtCAGCGAATGGGTTGATTGTTTGGGAGTTATCGTCTTTTCACGCTGCCGTTGAACCTGAgcctgagactgagactgattCTCCCGATCCGACGGATTCGCAGTCACACTGCGTGATTGTCCACTAGATCCAGTGCGCGGCGGGATATTGTGCGCCTGTAAGAACGGGGCGCCCAGACTTGGTGGTTGAGGCGATACATGTCCGTTCCGCGGAGGAGGACCCGAAGCGAAATTGCCTCGATGGTCCACTGGCGAGTTGGATTGGGAACTTCGTTGCGAAGTAGTTCTTGGATCGGGGGACGAACTTGATCTTAAAGGTACTGGTCCAGGGCCGGAACCGTTGAAAGTGTTGATTCCATTGGTCATTGGTCTGATAGGTGCTGATCTAGGACCTTGACCTGATCCATCGTCTTCGTGGTCGATGTCAGAGTTGGAGGTTGTAATTCTAGGTAACGGTCTTCTACTCTCCTGCCCATGGtacccactcccactcccactgGTATTGGAATACTGATCCGAGTACCCTTCATTGTATCTACTGCTTCCTACGATATGGTGTCTTGATGAAGACGATATAGAAGTGGGTGAATTGTGAATCGAGTTGATTGATGTACGCCTAGACGTCGATGTTGAAGCTTGTGCTTGCGTTTGGGATTGCTCGATCGATCGTCTTGGtcgatcatcattcccatcttgATACCGTGAAGAGGATGCTGATGACCATGATCCTGGAGGGGGAACCATCCCTATTCCTCTATTCTGCGATGGCGACGAcatcctctctttctcgtctttcttgctttcagCGCCAGATGATAtgttctccaattccaaaTGCGTTGTCGTGTATGATGCGCAAGGATGTAAActtgatggatggatggttGGAGGCGCGATGCGGAACAATGAGAGACGATGGTTGTGAAGCAAAGCTAAGCAAGGCTATACCGATATGTGTTATGTGATCGGAATAGTAGTGGTACTAAAACAAGGAAGCATGCAGTTGTgtggtttggtttggtttAGGCGCGTCCAAGCTCAAATTGGGGGTAGATTATAAGGTATAAAGTAACTTCCCTATTCCCTGTTAGCTGGCTTGTTGTCTTGTTATTGAATCTTGCCTTGGCCTTGAAGTCCGTGTCTACTGGCTGAGATGAGACCGATGTTCGATGACGGTGGCTATGGCTATGGCGATCCGACTGGTGATTTGGATGTAttgagtgatgatggtgaacTCCACTTTGTCGGCGGTGAAGAGAGAGGCTTGTACCAGTATGATTATGTTCACTCGATTATCCATGTGGGGGAAACACAGGCATAGGGCAACAGCTCAGGGTAAAAAGTATCCAAGGGGTTTCATTTTTTAGGGTCATCCAACTTCAGGGTCATCCTATTATACACTACAAACATAGTCCTAATCAACAACCGGGATCAACTTCACCTAACATCCTAATGGGATTAGAAAATATGCTTATTGACGCCGACACGGGACGGCacaaagacaaagaccaAAATGTTACAGCATAATTATTTCACCCTTATTCCGGTTTCATTTATTCTAGCATGTACAAGGCCCAGAACATTACTCATCAGCGCCAGTAGAGAAcacgacgatgacgatgatgacgaagcaCTGATCCATTCCGATGAACCCAGTGGGTATCGGGAGGAAAAGTAAAGCCATGAACAGGCAGTCGATGGTCTAGGACATATAAACCGACATCTCGCTGACTGATAGTTGCTTAAGTCTGCTTGATAGGGTATACAAGCAGATGCAAGAACTGTATCGCCATCAAAATACTAGGCTATCTGACCATCAGGGGTTCGACAAATACCAAAATTGGGCTTGAGCGGCCAAGCCCCGTCCAGCTCATGTATACCTGAACAATCTACTGATCTCCGTTCACCCATCTAACGCTCACGCATTGCCGTCTCCAAGACCACAACCATTCTAAACGGTTTATTGTTAGACCCATTGTGATTTCTCCCAAGATGGGTCCTGTAAGAAAGCACACAGGACTTTACTTCCGGTCTGTAACAACGGATGACCAGCTACGATCTCCAAGAACCTTTGCAGGCCTTCTCGACGTTGTTCAATGATATCATCGGTGAATCTGTTTGTGAATACCTGTAATGTCGAATGAGATGGAATTAGCGATGTGACATGCGACAGAGCACCCCTCCTGTCGAAATAGACAGCGGAATTGTCGAGGCAGATCCCTATCCAGCGCATCCTCCTGCCTCCCATTATCGCGTGGGCGGACCTGGTGTAGGTAGAGCAAGTGAAAGTCTCCCGTTGACTATACTCGGCTCTCTCTCTTGGACTCTCCTCCTTTGACGATTTGTCACTCTCCTTCGTAAGCCTTCGCGCGTATCTTCTTACCAATGAATCATCTCTACCCAAACTTTCCTCGTGTCCGCAGATCCCTCTTTGCACACTCGCCACCTTCTGCCAGAGCCAGGCTTCGAGAGGAATTGTTGGCCCAAAAAAGGTAAAATCAAACTCACTTTCCCAGGCAACGGCGGTATATTCACCCGCGTACTTTCTCTCTCTAGTATATCTCTGAAAGCCTCGAAGTCGGAGTATCGACGGCGTACGACCGAGTGACGTAGTTTGAACGCTGGGATATTGGTCTGTGTGGGTCAAGCAGCGACAAACGTCAGATCAGGCTAGGTCACTATGGTCCGATTGAAGGGATGGCAGGAGAAGGGATCAATGAATAAGGGATATTATTATCGAAGAACAGTAGCTGGTTtttgagaaggaggttggtagggaaggacgatattatgagaggaaagagatacTTACCATACAGACAATCTCATAATCCGTATACATCTTCCTCCCTATCCCATGAGTCATCGGGTTCCTAATCTCAATCTCCAAGAAGCTTTCTGGGACAGCGTACATCTCGTCGAAAGTCTGCGGTCTGCCTGCCATTCGGGCCATATCTGTGAATGTCATTCGAGCTGAAGAGTCTGTCCGGACGAATGGCGAATGCGTTACTTCCACTACGAAACCACCCGATCATAAGAATATGAGGAATCGACAGTATTAGTGTAGATCAAAAAGCCGtgcaggaagagaagaggggAGGGCTGGGCTTACCAGGCGGACTTTGGGGTTGTTGATTATATCCCCCTTGACCGAAATACCCCTGTTGTCCCGAAGGTAAATTTGAATTCGAATTTTGATAACCTTGCGGGggctgttgttgctgttggacAGGAGGCGATTGAGGCCAtccttgttgttcttgagaGCCGAAACCTACACTGGGCGATTGGAATCCCTGTGAAGGGTATTGGTTctgtccttgaccttgttgttgttgatattgttgaGGAGATGAATATCCTTGATTGGTATTCGGATTGAAGTTGGAATTGTACCCTTGAAAAGTCTGGGAGTGGGATGGGGATTGATAAGCCTGATTATGGTTGTTCTGATAGTACTCTATGACAGAACAGGATATCAACAGACGACGCGAGAGGGAAGACCGGGAGTCAAGGGTGAACTCACGATTCGTATCGTACGGCTGTGATTGACTCATCTTGTCTTGCTCTTGCCCACCTGCCAGGATCGCTGCGTCTCAAAAAGTGAAAAGTGATCAATTCGGGTTCTATCGGGCTTGATGCGATCGGGAAGCTGAGTATCGTATttggcttgatcttgatgtaTGCTTGAAAATGGTGGATAGCCCTTTGAGATAACGTTGCAACGATCACATCAACGCCTTATCCCGGCACGCTCGCAAGACGGATTCAACCGCACAACTACACAGATGCATATGACGTGGCTACCATCTTTGGTGTGGCTCGCACGTGGCTGTCTATGGCCgcgagtggaggtggagacCCCTGCGTTCTGGGATTGGAATCGTCACTTGCTCGTTGCATGAAAGCTCTACAATCTCATACCTTTCaacttgctcttcctcattctcatcactCTGTCAATTTACCCACTATCAATCAAGATGGAATGCCCTCACATATCTCAGATAGCTACTAGACTCAAAACGCCTACTGTCGCTCATCAAGTGCACAGGTACGCTCGTTGCTTCTGCTCTATCAACTTGTAATGactttgaagctgatgctgaccGACGGATCAGAGAGGAATGCACGCTCTGCTTCGATAGTCAGGTAAGCTTGCCCTAATGTGTTGTCCTGCACGAGGCAAGCTTACAAGCTAATCATCTTCCGCAGGATGATCCCGATGGAGTCTTGGTGTGCCTAGAATGTTTCAACGGTGGATGTTTCGGCGAAGGTCGTAGGCATGCTTATTTGCATGCTGAGAAGACTGGACATGGTTTGGGGGTAGTGGTCAAACGTACACGGAAAGAACGATCAAAGAGAGTAAGTAACTATTCCTCTCAATAGGTAGGTGGAGAGAGGTGTCGTTGAGTGTTGTCGTTGTGATAGGCGGTGGGGTGGCGAGTGAATGAGGACCGATACTCATCTGTATAAATAGGATTCGACAGAACCACCAAATAAGAGATTAGCGATCTCCGCGccgaaagatgaagagctaTATAATTTCTCGACTTCTTTGAGGTGTTTCAAATGTAGTCCCGTAGGAGAAGCCATACATTCCGACGATCCAAGCGTAAGCTGTCTGCTGCGATTCACCGTAACCCAGTCCAGCTGACTGATTTTTCAATCACAGGTGACTGCTACAGTAGACGGGATCATGAAAGCcctatcgtcagctcaacaatcCGAGGTCAAAGCgtgggaagaagaaatatTACCTTGTGAACATACCTTGACTTTGGAACAGGTGCCGCTGATACAGATTGGGCAAGGTAAGCTAAGACCTCAGGCGATGACCGGGTCATTCAGCTTATTTTCCCACTAATAAGTACCGACCGAATGTTCATCCTGCGATCTCACGTCGAACCTCTGGCTCTGCCTTACTTGCGGTTTTGCGAATTGTGGGAGAAAGCAGTTTGGCGGTGTTGGCGGGAATGGACATGCGCTCGAGCACTTTCATGAGACCGGTCATATGCTTGGAGTGAAAATGGGCACGATCACACCTGAAGGTACTGGCGGTACGTCAGCTTTTCCCTACTTGTTTCTCTTAAAGCAagcgatcaagctgatatgtcgGTGTAGACATATACTGTTATGCCTGTGACGATGCGAAGGTCGATCCTGAGCTCCCGAGGCATCTGCAAGctttcggtatcgaggtTCTTGgtcagacgaagacggaaaAATCAATGACGGAATTGGTCAGCTGCTATTCTTCCGATATTGAacacatgagctgacgacCTGGGCTCGGCAGCAACTCGAACATAACCTAAAATTCGACTTCTCCATGactggtgatgatgggaaagagcTCGAACCTGTGTTTGGTAAAGGCTTGACCGGCTTAAAAAATCTGGGAAACAGGTAAGCTTGGAACACGGCAGGGCATGGTAGCTTACTAGCTTGGGTAGTTGTTACATGGCATCTGTCCTTCAAAcgctcttctctctccctGCATACCGATCGCGATATACTTCCGAGACCGCTTCCAATCATTTCCAAACATGTTCAAAGCTGCCAGCAGAGTGCCTGGAATGTCAAATGCTGAAACTCGCAGATGGGCTGCTGTCCGGCCGATATTCCCATAAAGCATTATTACCGCCTCCATCTACTACGGACTTCGACGAAAATACCGAAGCACCAAAATTCCAAGAAGGAATAAAACCCAGCCAGTTCAAAGCTCTGATCGGAAAAGGTCACGAAGAGTTCAGTACGATGCGTCAACAGGATTCCGAGGAATTTCTTCAGCATTTACTGGGTAGACTTCGCACACAAGCTAAATCAGATGGTTTGATTGAGAACGCTCAACCGACTGAGATAACTAAATTCGGAATGGAGCAAAGATTACAATGTACGGGATGTAAGAAAGTTGGGCTCCAAGTTGAACCTGTTGATCTTGCGAGTTTGCCCGTCGATGCTATTGAGAAAGGCgtagacgaagaagggaggaagcTATACCAGGAggtcgagctggagaagtgCTTGGAACTGCTTTGTGGCAATGAGACTATAGAAGGGTATGAATGTGAGACTTGTGGCACGAAGAAGACCGCAATCAAGTGAGCTCGTCCGCTTTCGTTTTTGTGCAAAGGCTCTAGCTGATATCACAATTTTTTGTCAGATCGACGAGGTTCAAGACCTTCCCCGAACTTCTGGTATTGCACATGAAGAAGTTCCAGCTTATCAATTGGGTACCTACCAAACTAGGTATGTCCAGCTGCAGAATGCTTTACCGCGCCTAGCAGCTGACAAGATATGTCCTTCAGAAATACCGGTCAAGGTGCCAGAAACGCTGTCTCTAGACTCGTTCCTCTCGCAAGGTCTCCAgccgggagaagaggagatgacgGTCAAATCCGCTGCGGATTCCGCTTTGCCCGAGTTCAACGCCACGGCTATGTCCCAGTTAGAAGCTATGGGTTTCCCGACGATCAGGTGCCAGAAAGCTTTGCTTGCTACGGGCAATGGCGATGCTGAGGTAGCTATGGGTTGGCTCTTCGAACACATGGAAGATCCAGGTGAGTTCAGATGGTGGTGATACATGGGGAATAACAGCTGACGATGACACTCGCAGATATCGACGCGCCTATACAAGTCCAAGCACAATCGAAATTCGCCTCTGAGCCATCTCAAGagcaaatcagcatgattaGCGATATGGGATTCACGTCCAATCAAGCTAGGAAAGCTCTGCGCGAGTCTGTGAGTACAGTCTGTCGCCTTTCTGGATCTAGGTCAGTCTGTTAATCGATGTGGCTGACGTGCAAGTGGTTTGAAGGATGGTAATGCTGAACGAGCAATCGAATGGTTATTCTCCAATCCAGGTGATGCAGGAGAAGATGCGTCCACACTCCTAGCTCCGCAAGgggaaaagaaagaagacacAATAGGAGGATCACCGCAACTCCCGGCGCAATATAGATTGAAAGCTTTCATCTCGCATAAAGGACCCAGTGTTCATTCCGGTCATTATGTAACGACCATCCGAAATCCTGAGGCGACGCTAGATAAGGAGGACGAATGGGTACTGTTTAacgatgagaaggtggtgagAGCGCCTGagaggggaggggaagatatGAGGGAGAAGGCGTATTTGTATGTGTTTGAGAGGGTTAAATGATTGGTGGATGCTTTGAGCCTTTGAGGCAGTAGTCCCTGTTTCTTGGTTCTCCATATAGCATCTCATGTTGAGAATGTGtagccttctcttctccgTATAACTTACATCCGCACAAGACTGTCTTCTGTGCATGTATAAAAGTACGGGAGTG is a window from the Kwoniella dejecticola CBS 10117 chromosome 8, complete sequence genome containing:
- a CDS encoding sorting nexin-3 gives rise to the protein MSQSQPYDTNQYYQNNHNQAYQSPSHSQTFQGYNSNFNPNTNQGYSSPQQYQQQQGQGQNQYPSQGFQSPSVGFGSQEQQGWPQSPPVQQQQQPPQGYQNSNSNLPSGQQGYFGQGGYNQQPQSPPVEVTHSPFVRTDSSARMTFTDMARMAGRPQTFDEMYAVPESFLEIEIRNPMTHGIGRKMYTDYEIVCMTNIPAFKLRHSVVRRRYSDFEAFRDILERESTRVNIPPLPGKVFTNRFTDDIIEQRREGLQRFLEIVAGHPLLQTGSKVLCAFLQDPSWEKSQWV